In Apium graveolens cultivar Ventura chromosome 10, ASM990537v1, whole genome shotgun sequence, the following are encoded in one genomic region:
- the LOC141692587 gene encoding cis-prenyltransferase 4, chloroplastic-like isoform X2 yields MLSLSAQLPLTPSLRPDNPTHNPKLNSKPTHLRISTKDPIFTHHQDEFHIAGKKYPGAGDLPEDEKMSLPAGLRREWMPEHVAVIMDGNRRWARMRGLPSGSGYEAGIRAFRVLVELCRNCGIRVLTVFAFSSDNWLRPKMEVDLLLNLFETSIKAEVDNFMRKDIKVSIIGDPSKLPMSLQHLIERLEETTKHNCGLHLLVAVNYSGKYDIVQACQTIAQKAKDGLIEPEDINELYVEQELKTNCAEYPYPDLLIRTSEAETLWWIQTIKYYRTLYGHCS; encoded by the exons ATGCTTTCACTCTCTGCCCAACTTCCACTTACTCCATCACTCCGACCCGATAACCCGACCCACAACCCCAAACTCAATTCTAAACCGACCCATCTTCGTATATCCACAAAAGACCCCATCTTTACCCACCACCAAGACGAATTTCACATTGCTGGGAAAAAATATCCCGGCGCCGGAGATTTGCCGGAGGATGAAAAGATGTCACTTCCGGCTGGTCTCCGGCGTGAATGGATGCCGGAACATGTGGCAGTGATTATGGATGGGAATAGGAGGTGGGCCCGGATGAGAGGATTGCCGTCCGGGTCGGGTTATGAAGCGGGTATTCGGGCTTTTAGGGTTTTGGTGGAGCTTTGTCGCAATTGTGGGATTAGGGTTCTTACTGTCTTTGCTTTTTCTTCTGATAATTGGCTTAGACCTAAG atggaagttgatctcttGCTGAATTTGTTTGAAACGAGCATTAAAGCTGAAGTAGACAATTTTATGAG GAAGGATATTAAGGTGTCTATAATTGGGGATCCATCTAAGCTCCCAATGTCACTTCAGCATTTGATAGAACGTTTGGAGGAGACCACAAAGCATAACTGTGGACTTCATCTTCTAGTCGCAGTTAACTATAGTGGGAAGTATGATATTGTGCAAGCTTGTCAAACCATCGCTCAGAAAGCGAAGGACGGTTTGATAGAGCCGGAAGACATCAACGAGTTATATGTTGAACAAGAACTGAAAACAAACTGTGCTGAATACCCTTACCCTGACCTTCTTATCAGAACCAGTG AGGCAGAGACGCTATGGTGGATACAAACTATAAAGTACTACAGAACCCTATACGGGCACTGCTCCTGA
- the LOC141692587 gene encoding cis-prenyltransferase 4, chloroplastic-like isoform X1, with amino-acid sequence MLSLSAQLPLTPSLRPDNPTHNPKLNSKPTHLRISTKDPIFTHHQDEFHIAGKKYPGAGDLPEDEKMSLPAGLRREWMPEHVAVIMDGNRRWARMRGLPSGSGYEAGIRAFRVLVELCRNCGIRVLTVFAFSSDNWLRPKMEVDLLLNLFETSIKAEVDNFMRKDIKVSIIGDPSKLPMSLQHLIERLEETTKHNCGLHLLVAVNYSGKYDIVQACQTIAQKAKDGLIEPEDINELYVEQELKTNCAEYPYPDLLIRTSGELRVSNFFLWQLAYTELFFSKSHWPDFGQADFEEALFSFQQRQRRYGGYKL; translated from the exons ATGCTTTCACTCTCTGCCCAACTTCCACTTACTCCATCACTCCGACCCGATAACCCGACCCACAACCCCAAACTCAATTCTAAACCGACCCATCTTCGTATATCCACAAAAGACCCCATCTTTACCCACCACCAAGACGAATTTCACATTGCTGGGAAAAAATATCCCGGCGCCGGAGATTTGCCGGAGGATGAAAAGATGTCACTTCCGGCTGGTCTCCGGCGTGAATGGATGCCGGAACATGTGGCAGTGATTATGGATGGGAATAGGAGGTGGGCCCGGATGAGAGGATTGCCGTCCGGGTCGGGTTATGAAGCGGGTATTCGGGCTTTTAGGGTTTTGGTGGAGCTTTGTCGCAATTGTGGGATTAGGGTTCTTACTGTCTTTGCTTTTTCTTCTGATAATTGGCTTAGACCTAAG atggaagttgatctcttGCTGAATTTGTTTGAAACGAGCATTAAAGCTGAAGTAGACAATTTTATGAG GAAGGATATTAAGGTGTCTATAATTGGGGATCCATCTAAGCTCCCAATGTCACTTCAGCATTTGATAGAACGTTTGGAGGAGACCACAAAGCATAACTGTGGACTTCATCTTCTAGTCGCAGTTAACTATAGTGGGAAGTATGATATTGTGCAAGCTTGTCAAACCATCGCTCAGAAAGCGAAGGACGGTTTGATAGAGCCGGAAGACATCAACGAGTTATATGTTGAACAAGAACTGAAAACAAACTGTGCTGAATACCCTTACCCTGACCTTCTTATCAGAACCAGTGGTGAGCTTCGAGTGAGCAATTTCTTTTTGTGGCAGTTAGCCTACACAGAACTATTCTTTTCAAAATCACATTGGCCTGATTTTGGACAAGCTGATTTTGAAGAGGCTTTATTTTCTTTTCAACAGAGGCAGAGACGCTATGGTGGATACAAACTATAA